The genomic stretch TGTTTTCGGACAATACCGTTCTGAGATCCCCTAAGCAAAGGAGGTAAGCTGCGTCATTTACTGGACGACGGGCATTCTCGTCTGTCTGGTCCGTGCGGAACGTTGTTTGAAGATGTCTCCCAGAAAATTTCTCGTAAGCTATGGCGGGCGCAAAATTGTCGTTTCTCCTCTTTGACCTCTTTTAAAGAGGAATGAACTACAGAACGACGCAACCTGCGACCGACGTAACCACAGTTGGAGACCTCATCTCACCGGCATCGTTAGCGCTGAACCTGACAGTGGAAGATCTAAAGCTGAAGAAATTAACGGTATGTGCGTGAAATTGACATCAGTATACTTATTGCATTGGGTGAGAATGCACACTgagcccctggcgatgaagtaCACTCCCTGACGAACGGTAGTTGCAGTTATAGATAACCAATGTTTTAAGATAGGGCCGATCCTTCAGCTTCTCGATTTCTCGATATCCCGCAGCGCGCGTTTTCTGCTCAGTATGGTCATGGCGGTCGATGCACGTGCAGCTCAGCGCGTGCCAATTATGAATTATAAGAATAATGCTTGCTATGCACAGTTCAAGATTGGGCGCCTGGTAGTTTCTGTATGGCTACGTTGTTTGCCCTTAGCTCATATCTGATTCCTTGTGGAATGCAGTTGCTATGCGCATGACATCGTAGATTAACAGCTCTGGGCGTTCTTTTGAGACAGAGCAGTCTGGCGTGCGCGTTGATTTCGGCAAAATGTTGTACAGAAATTTCGCTTGCCTAATAAACCTAGATACCATTCTGTGAGGTAttggatcagctcaagtatccggaagctcacacagtcatctggacgccattaattagcaattagagcaattttgggcccccacagtaattaggatcattaagggagtcattacactaattggggagcatctaagacgtgtccagaccactgtgtgagtttccggctacttgagctgataaaaaaataaaaataggtagaaaataaaataaatagatagaaatagagtggagagaaacaatttattcgaaaatcaacaatgtcgcggcgaagaaaccactccggggtgaccagcgacagccatgttggtagttggcacccagcagttgcagagatcgacgacaggtggacacttagttgcaaggcatcacaccagatggcaccaccatcatagctctatgcgagaaagacagttTGCTAatttaactaactaactaatttaatcgcaaaattattaagaatagcactcttcccattcagggcagcactatcgacatcgtcgaaatggggtagagtatcgcctgcggcgatgaaactccccgctctccaaggtcaaaaataaagttgttgttgttcgacatcatcaagacaagaatgttccttgtcaaaaaagaaaaaatacaaagcgtcaataaaggaaagcatgcatatcggggcatgtcaggacacatcaggacaaatcgcacgactgctgggcaacagaggaaaacaaacacttgaacagagtgaaaagaaactcaccatcatcggacacgtacactacattccctcattgtaaatccgctcgtcacaaaatccacctgtatcgtcgaacaccattcaccagtgacgaaccacacatccgcaccccatcagaggcagacagaaccccaccgaagctacgctcttccactgacggccaacgcaattgctaggagcagaattaatgTGTCCAGACccaccagtgtccaagagagaagtgaaaccttgcgccccctgcaggccgttctcattggtcgtgacgtcatcctattgtctcaggtctgcactgttttttccactaatgctcctctagacaaggtcaacctgaaacaacaGTGTCGCGgttatgacgtcatcatgcaggtgcgtggctcaaggacgcgtacgttctagacaggggacctgttatttattgaatcactatcccaagattatttcctttattctactataatgattgcatagggaactattgcagaagagcaccatacatgagaggagattgtaggaattaagcatttcattcccaaagtcttactgtacaggaaaaaataggataatggttcagcaagacatgtccatcccatccgagagccaggcagctaactgaataatgatgctttgttcctcctgaataaagtcacacacctgtcccccacGCGGTTACTCtatgaactaaatgaatcgcaaaagtattaagaatagcactattcccattcagggcagcactatcgacatcgtcaagaatgtttcttttcaaaaagaaaaaaactacatgtagaaggaaagcatgtcagaacaggcccaggcatgtcagcgaatgtttgtcagacaacaagggggggaaaagcgaaagggaacacttgaacaaagaagaagaaaaccagcatcaaactatttctaagcacacgcactcctcttattcaaaaacagtgctcatcataaatccgtccagggcaatacacaccatttttctattgctacacttttttccagtaacggtcaatgcattgctacagactgcgtgacgtcgtcacatcctgtctgaagaagacagcggcaaagactcctattaattattgaatcgcaagagtatttcctttgtccaATTCTTAATGAtgttcacttttacaataaaattcaacaaaaaaaaagcaccatgcatattagcgattttcacccccaaaggctcatcatggtcattagaatcacatcaccagtaaactaccactgctcttttaaaataataaatgagaccactcaacatcatcaccaggcttatgtaatacatgaccctttctatgctcatacattcgttgtctgaggctacacctgcgagcaaaaaggcgcgaaagcctgggggcaaaggtctattcgcgctcgacggaggactagacagaacgcctttacgggaacatgatggcattcgggatccggaaaaaatggtcccggaaaaaacggccccggaaaaaatggtcccgaaAGAAAAAGATGGGGTGTTTGCAGATAATGAATGAAACACAGCCTCATGACAGCGTGCCCGATCACCATCTTGAACAACATCGTTCGCTATCAAAAACAGTCCACATGCCGGCAACagtcttttttttgtgtgtaaaaGAGTATACACCGGCACACACAGTATTTTAAAGTGTTGTAAATGTTTTGTGTGCCGGTGTGTATTTTACGCGATAAATATCCTTCGCTATCCTGGTTTTTGAAAGCAAAAGAGACGTCTTTGTCGTGGAGAGTTTGATGTCAAGTCAAGAAAAGCATAGTTGGATGAAATGTTCATTGCCTCAGCAGAGCTTTCAATATAACTACATTCCCAAGCGAATAGTATGACCAATTCCGCGCAGAAAGCTCTCCAGTGTCCTCGCTCCTTCTGCGTACTCTAGGCAGATACCTTGAAGTCTCTCTTGGAGCTGCAAGGTTGTCGATGTTCTTCTTTTTGATGCGGGAGCACCCGCTACCAACTGCGCTATTTTGCCTTCTACGGTGGAGTGCTCTAGACACAATGCCTCTATCGTTCGCCATACGGTTGGATGAGAATGACCCACCAAGTTGCCGTATCTCCTATTCCATGCCTCTGCATGATTGTTTGTCCTATCGCCTCCCTGCAGTGTCACATCATGCACATTCCATATCTCAGGCGGGAACAATGGTGGTGTACGCCGAATGCGGGGATTTTCGTTCACACTTCCCACCTGTCGGTATGTCCCGCTGACGTAGGTCTCATCAAAGTACCTCACTACCGGTTCAGCACCTTCCGGGATTTGACTCTTCAGAACTGCCATTCTAGCTGTGACGTCGGCCACGGGAAGGAACGCCAAGCCATCTAGCATTCCGATGAAGTGTCGAAACACGTCGTCCTCTTTGTACCTCGCGGTTAGTCCTAACTGCTGTACTTTTGCCCATGTACTTTTGCACATGTGAAAGAAACAGCCCCTCGTTTGAACGTCCTCCCCGAGAACGGCTTTAATGGCGTTCATGGCGCCTTTTTCAAAATCCGTTACAACAACGTCCGGTGCAGGCGTCATGTCTCTGGCACTACATTCCGCAAGCACGGCACGGAGGAGTTCTTCGTAGGCTTCCTGCGTCTTCGACGTCATCAACGCGTACACAACAGGAACTGCCCCTTCGCCAAGTGGGACCATGATGAAATATAGCTGTTTGAAGAGCTTCGGTGCTACACTAAAGTTGCCATCCATGAACCACGTTGTACTGTCGCTCAGGAGCTCGAGCCCACTATGTGCCGCAAAAACGATTGTTCGGTTATCCGCATCGACGCCACTGTCAAAAATTAGAAAGCGTTGTGGGTTTGGCCCACGCGTTAGTGTCCACTCGCCGTCGATCACAAGCCCGCGGAGCGAGGCCGGTTGAGGAGGATACGTAGACGACCTCTGCACACGAATACAGCGCTTCAAACTGTCTTCACGTTGCAGTGCTACCTTTTCTTCAGGAGTAAGACACGAAATTGTTTCGGCCACAATAGCTGCATGCTATTTTTGTTGTCGACGTCGTTAGCCGTTTCATTGCGTTCCGCGCCTTCGCCACGTTGATGGTGCTGGTGTTCGGTGGATGGGTGTGGGAGACGCTTAGGTAGTGGCTCCCGTCTCCGCATATCAGGGCTCCCTTACAGCCTCGTGCTCTTCTGACGCAGCGTCAACGGGTCCCTGAGGGCACAGGCTTGTGTTTCGTATACATATACCCACCGGCACAAAGTTTTTCGCCTCCTTTGTTGGATTTCATGATTTCCATATTGAGACCTGCAAATTTTAAGAAAATGGTGTATGGTCAAAAACGCGGAGAAATGAGGGAAACAATGAACTTTCTAAGACCAGCAACGGGCATTCGCACCACGAATGAAGTGTGCTGTAtacaacgtttgtttgtttttgtgtaGTATATGGAATAGCGCTTACCAAATGGATCCAGCAAGGTGAAACGTGACGGTTTTCGAAGTcttcagtggtggtggtggtgatggtgaaagggcgaAGTCTTCAGTGACGCTCGCATCCACAGTTCCGAGCTACACCAATTAGGGGCGAATATATACGCTCAGCGACGCTGTAATAACTACGAATCGGTAATATTTTGTAAGCAGCGTCAAGGGAGCAGATCCCAGTCCAACCGTTCCTGAATGcgtttattccaaaaaaagcaaagaagaaaacaccCGTGCTCGTATCCCTCCAACCAAAAGAGCCCAACAAAACACTACGTCACACAAAGCCCGCGAGCCACCACCTTCCTTTTCGTCGTTATCAAGACTATGCGAAAACGTTTACCCAATCAATTAACGAAGTCCCAACATACTCCCCCCAAATGAGTTCTTGCTCATTTCCAGACGTCCGACAGTTCCAGATAGATGACCCGACAAAGTCCTCTTCGAGAGACGAATCTTCGTAAGGCCTGAAGGAAAGCCCTGGTCGACATATCGCTGGTTAATTCCAGGTGCAGCGCCCTCGTAACTGCACAGACGAATAACACGATGTAACGTCATGTGTTGTATTCTCTTGACCCAGTAGGCCTCTGCCGCTTCTATTTCGTCCGTGGAAAGCGGACCGTTCCTTTTGTCTGGACTCCGGAGGTTGTGCACAAACCGCATGATCCATGCTGTAGTCCTGTGAAGTGCTACCGCCGAGCTGAACTTGCTTGCCTCCAAAAGAACGGGTACCGTTGATGTAGCTGCGCTCAGTATCTCAGTTCTCCGTTCTTCGCGCTCTTCGCCGGAAAACCGTGTTGGCGATTGCTCTACTGGCCACCGGTTATCTCCGTAAACCAGCCATCTTGGGCCCTTCCACCAAAGTTCATTCTCCTCTAGGCTTTTAGCCGTGATTCCTCGAGTCATGAGGTCTGCTGGGTTTTCCTTGCTAGGACAATAGTGCCAAGGGTGAGAAGAATCATTTCCTTGAATTTCGACCACTCTATTTTGTACGAAAGGTTTCCACCTGGTTGCGTTCCCCTGGATCCAGTACAGAGCAATCATGCTGTCGCTCCAGAAATGAATTTCGTCGGTCTCCAACTTGAGATGGCTAGAAATGTACTTAAACAGCCTCGATGCGATGAGGCACGCCATGAGTTCGAGCCTGGGCAATGTCAGCTTCTTCAACGGTGCAACCCTCGCTTTTGCCAGAAGTAACGAAGTGGTTGCTTCACCCGTTGCATCCTTGACGCAAATGTATGCAGCTGCACCATACGCTAAGGGACTGGCGTCCGCGAAGATATGCAGCATCCGGCTGACAACGTTGGCATCCACGCCGTGCTCATAGAATCGTGGAACTTGTATCGTCTGTAGGAGCGGTAAGCCCTCACACCACTCGTGCCATTTCTGCCTTATGTCGTTCGGTAAAGCATCATCCCAGTTGAGCTTGAGTTCCCACGTCCGTTGAAACCAAATCTTCGCCTTCACAATGAAAGGTGAAAGGAACCCCATGGGGTCGTAAAGTCTGGCCGTTGTTTGAAGAAGGAACCGCTTTGTATCCTTCCGCTGCTGCGCGAATTGTAGCACATCGTTTGATGAGAACGTCAACGTATCCACTGTGGGATTCCACGTCAGACCAAGCACCTTGAGGACCCCAGTGACTTCACCCAGTAGCACAGCTCCCGTTGCCTCAGATTGAAAACGGCCTCTCATCAGACTGCTGTTAGACGCCCACTTATGGAGCTTCATGGACGCTGCCCGGAAGATATCGTTGGCTTCTCGGTAAATCTTGTCGGTTGACTCCTCATCCGATGCTCCAACTAAGAGGTCGTCGACGTAGAGAGATGTCCTGAGTAGCTGGCAGGTGCTGGGGTACGTTGCTTCCATAGTCTCGATGTGATGTTGGAGAGTGGCTGCTAGTAGGAAAGGGCTCGACGTTATGCCGAACGGCACCCTTGTCATCCGAAACGTTACAATGTCCGGCAAAGGATGACCAGGTGCAGGAGTTTCCCGCAGCCAGAGGAAACGGAGCGCGTCCCTGTCGTTGTCGTTGATGCTGATCTGTAGGAACGCCTTTTCAATACCGGCAACTAACGCTACTCGATACTTCCGGAAATTTAGCAATAAGGCGACCAAATCCGAGTTGAGGTTGGGGCCACTCTCCAGGTTGTCGTTCAGTGACCGTGCATCCGATTCGTGCGATGAAGCGTCGAAGACAACCCGGATCTTCGTTGTGCTGCTAGATTCCCGTATCACCGCGTGATGCGGCATGTAATACGTTCTGGTTTCCGGTGACGTGTCGGGATCGGTCTCTTCTGCTATGCCATCGTGGAGATATTGTCTTACAATGTTGTCATATTCCAGCATGTGTTCTGGATTTTTCTCCAACTTCTTCAGTAGCTGATGAAGCCGCTTCTGTGCGACGTGTTCGTTGTCGTCTAGATACACATCGTTCTTCCACGGCAACCGTACCTCGTAACGGTTATCCACTTTCTTTACTGTAGCCTTGAACGATGTCAGCCTTGAACGATGTCAGGAAGATACCGTCCGTCGAGCCTTCGTGGTCTCCCAGAGAGTTGATTGCCACTCCGATACTCTCCAGCTCCCAGAATTTCGATACAATATTTTCAAGATGTGATTCCTGGACCGCAGTCCGCAGCACTATAGTTTTGTTACAGTGCACCACCGCCCCGTCTCCAGTGACCGGTCCCTGGACACACCAACCAAACGCTGTTTCAGTAGCCCTGAGTCCCTTTCCGAGGCTTAAGACCTTCCCACTGACGAACTCCCAGTAGTAGTCGCAACCAATGAGAACAGAAATCTCTCTCGCCACACCCGATGGTACGTCCGCGACCAGCAAACCCAGGTTCTCCAGTTTTCCTTTGATGTCCGTGCTGACTCTTGGCAGAAACTGTTCGCAAATGTTATCCGTCTCGAGAACTTCAACCGAAAAGTTCCCTTTAGTTCTGCTCTCCAGTGTCAGCAACACCCTTCTGAAGGTGCGCTCGGAGAGTCGACCTCCAAAGACTTCAACGGTGAGCTCTTCTTCAGCCAGAAATTTGCACCCCAGTTTCCTAGACATTCTTTTCGTGATAAAGGACCGCTGGCTTCCTCCATCAAAAATGATCCTTGCTAGCGACGTGGCCCTTCGGCCTGCTACGCAGGCTGCTGCGGTTTGCAGGAGAACCGTCGTATGCTCTTTGCTGCCAGCGGCAGAATGCAGACTGACCGGTGCTGATGACGACTTAACAGAGTCTTCTGTTTCTCCACTGTCCTTGCGCGGCTCCCTCGGCTGGTAACCCGGATCGCAAACGGAAGATGCATGTCTTCCAGAGCATCGCTGACACCTTATCTTTCTCTTGCATGCCTTGGACTGGTGATATGGTCTGGTACATCGGTAGCATCTCCCTTCCAACTTTAGTATTTCCTTCTTCTTGGTCAACCCAAGATCGGCGTCACAGTCCTCGGTTCCATGCTTTCTGGATTCGCAAAACAAACAACTCGGACGTCCTGCAACGTGCTGCAATGCCGCTGCTGAAGCTGCGTTTTGTCTCGCTTGTTTCTTGTGAGTCACACCCTTAGGGTGACCCCCGTTGTCGGTCTTCTGCACTGACGCTAAGCGCTCTCGGCTCTCCACTTCAATCCCCAGCAATTGCAGAAGATCTGCCACCTTCTTTCGATACTTCGTTACTGCGGAATCTGACGTCCTACTATTCGCATTATCGCCGGTTTCATTGATCGACGAACTGTTGGTCCCGTCCTGTGTAAAGTTCACCGCTGTCTTCCGACTGTACTGTAGAACGAGGTCCTTCGGAAGGGACCGCAGCAGTACAGGATAAAGCAGGGAGCAGTAGGAATCCTCAGCTACACCAAGAACGTTCAGACCACGCATGTGCGCTCGGAGACGGTCATGCAGCTTTCGTAGCTCGTGGACATCCTCCGACGACTGGATAGGTCGAATGTTCAGGAGTGCCTCCATGTGCTCTTGTATGATCGCTGTGTCAGCTCCAAAACGTTGCTGCAGGAGTTCCACGGCGTCCTTGTAGCACTCCGCGGATACATGCAGTCCCGCTATCGCCGCAGCTGCGTCGCCCGTCAGCAACGACTTCAAGTAGCTGAACTTGTCACTCAACGACAAGTCCTCGTTCCGATGAACCAGCCTGTCGAACTGCTCCCAGAATGAGTTCCAGTTCTTCTGTTTCCCATCAAATTTCAGCAACTCCAGCCTGGGAAGCTTCACTTTCACTGATCTTCGTTCAGTCATCGCAGGCGGTGGTATCATTCGTTGGACCTGACTGCCTTTGTACTTCAACTTTGTTATGCAGGTGACCACCTTGTCGTCGTACTCGCATATTCGTGCGTAGTCTTGCTCATCTTGCTCGACGCCACTTTCTTCAATTTGTGCATCCACACCGTTGAGTTGGCGTTGAAACGTGAGCAAACGTTCGATCAGTACCTCCGCTACTTCCGTTGCGATCTGTCCTGTCCCGCCAAGTAAACCGTTCGCTTCGTTGAGGAGACGGGATAGTTGAGACCGAAGAGCTTGCCGCTTTTTCGTGAGGTTTGACATGCTGACCTGTCCTTCAACGCCGTCCAATGTTCAGTAGGTCGTTGCAGGAGTCCGCTGtcctcccgggtttcggcaccatgtAATAACTACGAATCGGTAATATTTTGTAAGCAGCGTCAAGGGAGCAGATCCCAGTCCAACCGTTCCTGAATGcgtttattccaaaaaaagcaaagaagaaaacaccCGTGCTCGTATCCCTCCAACCAAAAGAGCCCAACAAAACACTACGTCACACAAAGCCCGCGAGCCACCACCTTCCTTTTCGTCGTTATCAAGACTATGCGAAAACGTTTACCCAATCAATTAACGAAGTCCCAACAGACGCTGTTCTTATCCCGTTTTAGGGCCATCAAAGGGCGTCCTAGAACACAAGACCGGGTTCATCGTACTCTGTTTCTGGTGAAGTCACCTGGTCATGCACCCACCGAAAAAAAGGCCTAACTCACGCCAAAAGGAGAATGCCACAATCTCCGGAAAAGCCACATTCATGCTTGAAGTAATCCTTCCTTAAAATGTTGGCTTTGTAGCTTACACACATAACACATCCACAGTGCGGTGCATCTGTACCAGGAGAAACATGCCCCGGAGATCGTTGAGTTCATGACCTTTAGTAGACTCCTGGCAAAAGACGTCAGGAGACTGTGTCCAAAACCCTTTTGACGGAAGAAAGCGGGACCATTTTGTCCTCTCTAGCGAGGGGGgtaccattttttccgggaccattttttgcTACACCTGTTCCAGCCAGAGGCTACGTCGGGACTGATTTATTGTTTGGCCAGCGGAACGGTCGAAGCACGAGATGATCTGGGCAGATGACGATGAGCTGATGACGGTAGCGGTGCCGCTAAAGggtccccccccccgccccctagCGTAGCGGTTGTAGAAGTGAAGGGTGCGGAGAGGAGAGGCCCAGTGGACGCGTGCGCCTAGGCGGGAGTGGTGAAGAAGTTGGAGGCGGAAACAGTGGAAACATCTTCGAGGAAGACGGGCTTGACACGGTCCGCGGAGGCCACCTGGTGGCGGCCGGCGACATCCACGGTGAAGTGTTTGGGCGAGCGGCTGACGACTCGGTATGGGCCGTCGTAAGGGTGCTGTAGGCATGTACGAGAGCCGTCGTGACGGACAAAAACATGGGAACTGGTGTCGAGGTCTGGGTGTCGATAGGCATGCCGAGCAGACGGAGGTCGCTCGGAGGCGTCGGACGCAGGTCTTGCATGGTGGCACGCAGGCGATCGGCGTAGGATGCGAAATCGGGTGTCGCAGTAGTAGAGGACGATGAAAAGAGGTCACCGGGAAGGCGGAGTGCCGTCCCGTACACCAGCTCTGCCGGTGCACATTCGATGTCTCTCCTGACAGTAGCCCGCAGAGAAAGGAGGACGATAGGTAGTGCTTCTACCCAAGGCGTGGGAGAAACGGCCTTGAACGCCGCTGTCATGTTGTGatgtattgtattttattttatatgaTATTCGAAACATCCATACGTCATGTTATGCATTTAATTGCTTCGTTTTCATAAGTAATTTTGAACATGTTGCGTAATTGCCGTTCCCACGAAATGCCCAGCACCTGTTACAGTAATAAGCCACTTGACTCAAGGCGACGCCGAATTCCCCGAAGAGCTGTGACAATGAGAACAACCGCAAGTCCATTGATGTATGAGCTTCAATAGGGCAAGTCACTTTTACTGAATGCCTACGGAGGAGGCAGATTAGCGACTGGTATCCCAAAACAGGAAACGAGCGACCCACTTCCCAACGAAAGAAAGGCGCAGCCGCTGCACGGCCACCTTTGTATTTGTTAATCCTGCTCGCTTTTCCTGGGAACTATAACACTTTCGCTCTCAGTACGTAGAATTCTGTGTTTGCATTTGATTTGCGGAAGCTCTGTAACCCCTGATTGGATGGCTCATTACACGTCAGTTCCTGACGCTGTAATTGAACGAAAACTTGAGAAAGGGAGTTTGTCCTGGTTAATTATGTATTGATTGGTCAGAAAATATGATGTCACATCGTGGGCAGCACGTGACGCCAGTCAGGCGAGAAAACTTTAAAAGCTGAAGTTTTCTTTGTGTTATTTATTCTGGATTTCAATCTGAAGTCTGGTCTCTACGAAACGCCATGTAGATACTCTAAATAAACTGCTGTCTTCATCGATCATCGGCTGACTCTTCCTTGACCGcgtccaccaccaccatccacATCTTtcactggcgcagtcgacaggatggTGCGACGTTTTTACAGCAGCGAAGATCACGAGGTGAGAAGTCGATGCAACATCAGCTGATCTACAGTGGAAACGGACAGTGGACTCTCTGGAGGAGCCTGGGAAAATCGCTGATTGAGCGAAAGGCTGCCTGGTAGATAGGAAGCAGTGGAAACGTCGGGACAAGAGACCGTCACGCTTGCGGAGAGAGCAGCTGAGGTACCTGGAGGGTCATCGACAGTATCCTGCAGATTCTACGTTATAGAGGACACGCCGGCTGCAACTTCAGCTTACACAAGAAAGCCGGGTAACAGAAGGACGTCATCACGTAACGGAGTGTTCAGGAGTGTGACGAGTGCAACGTTGACTGTGGACTGGCCCAGTGGTGCGGTTATTTGCAACACGGTGAAGAGCAAGCTTCGTGGGAGACAAATCAATCGTGACAGGTGAGACACCTCGGTTGTTTTCATGGGTTGCCCTTATGGTAATGCCAGTAGTGACTAGGTCGTATAGTCATAGAATTAACAGTCAGGAAAACGGTGCGGGTAACTGTCAGAGTCGAATATCACATATCGAGATGGCAGAGGGTACGACAAATGTGCCGGGAGCGGAACGATCGGTGTCCGAGGAAGTAGAACTTGAGAAGCTTCGACTGGAGCGTTTGCGCCTAGAACTAGAGTTGTGTAAAGCAAAAGCAGCGAGAACTAGTGAGGCGAGTTCTACTCTAGGGGAGTTTAAGGATAATGGTGACCAAATCCTGAAGTATTCGCAGCTTATGCGAGGGATGCTGACAATGATGCCTGACGCAGAGTCAAGGGTGCCGTCGTGGTTTGATGGCGTGGAAACTATGTTTCTGTCATTTGCGGTTCCGAACGAAATCAAAGGCGCGATTATCATGCCGTTTTTAACCGAAAAGGTTCGCGGAGCGGTGTCACGTGGTGTGACGGGAAAATTGATCAGCTATGACGAACTGAAGGAGAGGGTACTATCCGAAATGCGACTTTCCCCTGCAGAATACTACAGAATGTTTCATTCGGCAGTCAAGCAGAAGGATAAAACATGGGTCCAACTCGCTACTAGGCTAACTATAGTTACTGGGAGTCTTATGTGAAAAGAGTAGTAGAGAAGTATCAGACTTCGATAAACTCATGGAGTTAGTTGTAGCGGACCAGGT from Ornithodoros turicata isolate Travis chromosome 4, ASM3712646v1, whole genome shotgun sequence encodes the following:
- the LOC135392227 gene encoding uncharacterized protein LOC135392227 encodes the protein MSNLTKKRQALRSQLSRLLNEANGLLGGTGQIATEVAEVLIERLLTFQRQLNGVDAQIEESGVEQDEQDYARICEYDDKVVTCITKLKYKGSQVQRMIPPPAMTERRSVKVKLPRLELLKFDGKQKNWNSFWEQFDRLVHRNEDLSLSDKFSYLKSLLTGDAAAAIAGLHVSAECYKDAVELLQQRFGADTAIIQEHMEALLNIRPIQSSEDVHELRKLHDRLRAHMRGLNVLGVAEDSYCSLLYPVLLRSLPKDLVLQYSRKTAVNFTQDGTNSSSINETGDNANSRTSDSAVTKYRKKVADLLQLLGIEVESRERLASVQKTDNGGHPKGVTHKKQARQNAASAAALQHVAGRPSCLFCESRKHGTEDCDADLGLTKKKEILKLEGRCYRCTRPYHQSKACKRKIRCQRCSGRHASSVCDPGYQPREPRKDSGETEDSVKSSSAPVSLHSAAGSKEHTTVLLQTAAACVAGRRATSLARIIFDGGSQRSFITKRMSRKLGCKFLAEEELTVEVFGGRLSERTFRRVLLTLESRTKGNFSVEVLETDNICEQFLPRVSTDIKGKLENLGLLVADVPSGVAREISVLIGCDYYWEFVSGKVLSLGKGLRATETAFGWCVQGPVTGDGAVVHCNKTIVLRTAVQESHLENIVSKFWELESIGVAINSLGDHEGSTDGIFLTSFKADIVQGYSKESG
- the LOC135392228 gene encoding mucin-2-like, with amino-acid sequence MTAAFKAVSPTPWVEALPIVLLSLRATVRRDIECAPAELVYGTALRLPGDLFSSSSTTATPDFASYADRLRATMQDLRPTPPSDLRLLGMPIDTQTSTPVPMFLSVTTALVHAYSTLTTAHTESSAARPNTSPWMSPAATRWPPRTVSSPSSSKMFPLFPPPTSSPLPPRRTRPLGLSSPHPSLLQPLR